Below is a genomic region from Tripterygium wilfordii isolate XIE 37 chromosome 12, ASM1340144v1, whole genome shotgun sequence.
TTATGATGAtgcctctcactctctctcctcgCAACTCAAGTCTCACTAATGCTAACCGTTGGAGTATTTATATTTGAATAATAAGAATTACTATATATTGTTGTTGGTTGTTTTTTTCCAAGGTTGTGGAAATCGGACCTCTATCTGGTCGGATCCATGACATAAAAATCAATAACTGAAATGAACTGGGttttttaaagaaatgaatgacaCTCGGTTGAATGGTTGAGCTACTGAcctatgagattttttttgttcaaacagTATTTCAGAGGCATATATATGCTACTATCAGTTTTTACCAACATATATACTAGcaccatatatatgtgttgttTGTCAAAATTGTTTGTCAAACGGATCAAAATACATGAATTGAATacatgatatttaaaaaaaatacatttacaCATTATAATTACATCTAAAACTGAAAATGTTTTTTTGCATGTATGTCCCAAATATAGACtaaaatcttggccattgaatctGACCAACGACtgagattttctttttcaacccaTTTGAAGATCCGAAATTGCAATAACCCTTCTTCCTTTATTTACTTACTTCACTAATCTCACCCAAAGTCGCGACGACATTGATAGTTTTCACCGGAAACACGCATCTCTCATACTCCCACCAAGTGGCGACAGCATTGGAAGCATGCATAATCTCTAAAAGTCGCGATGTCACTACGGTCTTCACACAAAATCGCGATTTACTTCCTCATGTCGAAGACGCACCCTGAATGTctattttgttaaaattttagtAGAGCGTATAAATTACCTATAAACTCTTTGAAACGGATCCTTGACCCTTTTGAGAAACACCACCCACACCATATTTGGCAAACCTAATGGTCATCCCATGAGTCAGCTCCTGAACATCACCTAATCCTATAGATGACATTGAGGACAGGATGACCAGGATACGACTTACCAGATATGGTAAAATCTCAAGATCAGAATCCTCTTCTCCATTCCAAATCTGACCACCACAAAGTAAACACATACATATGTACAGAAAGTATCACTATGTGACATTTGTGTAcctcaaaagcatcaaattaaaAGAGATGTTCTTGTTCCATCTTAGCAGGCTTCTTCCTTTGGTTGAAAGTTAGATGGTCCTTCTGCATGCATATGCACTTCAGAACTATCCATGCCAATCCATGCTGATTCACCATTTTGGGATGCAATCTCCACAACATTGTCACTGATCCAGTCATCCATAGGATCAATCTCATCAGCCATAATGTCTCTGTTTATGTCTGACCAAGAGTTTTGTAGTTGTAAACTGTAATGAACAAATGCCAAGTCACACATTCGTTGTTGCTCGATGACATTTCTTCCACTTATGAGCAGTTTCTCAGCCATACTCCTCTTGAGCCCATATTTTGAGGCGTCATCGCATGTCTGGCTCAAAATTCTGATAGCCAACTTCTGCAATTCAGGATACTGTCTACCATACTGTGACCACCACTGAACTGCATTCAAGAAAATAACTGGTTCATACCGAAAGTTAATTGGAAAGGGGGGGAAAAAAAGGCCATTATGAGAAATAATATTCTTACAAGGAGTAATATCGGTTCTTTTGTCAATGGCACTCCCCTCTTTAAACGAACCTCCAGCATTTTTATACTCGTAAAGTTGCAAAGACACTATATCTTGACTACGCTGGTCTTTTACCATTTTTACAACACAGCACAAAATACCAAAGGCCACCTCAGTGTCAGTGTAGAAATCCTCTGAATAAAATAAGCTTGGATTCAAGAAATAAGCTGCAGCATGAAGGGGGCTATGGAGGTAGGTATCCCAAATCTGATCAATCACTTTCCAGAAGGGATCGTACTCGGACTTCTTGTTTTGAAATTCCTCTTTAATTGTCTCCTTCACTTGATCCATGGTCTCATAAATGTTGGCCATTTGCGGTGTATTATCCCCATGGATCAAGGATAGAAGATGCACCAATGGTATAGTGCCCTTCAGGACCATCCCAGCTCCACTCCAGAAAGATGGAGTCCCCACCAAATCAGCTACTTTCTTCCCCTCCACTGTTGAAGCCCATTCCGATGATATCCACTCAGATGAGGAAAACATGTGCTTCAAGGTTCTCTTTTCCTCTACCATATTCTCTAAAGTCATAAAAGGCATCGCTGGTTTTATCTTGGAGGGCTTGATCAATTCACGATCGCATGTCTGGtttttccaaagcttcaaaactgTTGCATGGCCATAAATGAACTTTGAAATTATCTTGGCCTTATCTAATATCCCTCTAATAGAATCCATCATTCCAATCTTCCCAAGTATGAGCGCAATACAATGAGAGACACTCACAGTCCAAAAAATTGGCCTATTCCGGATTCTATACTCCTCGCGAAGAGCCTTCATCCAGCCCTCTGTAGAACATGCTACAATTTGAACCACATTTTCAGCTCCAATCTCCTCTATAACTTCATTCAACAATGATTGTAAGGCATCAACATCATCAATGATAGACGAAATATCAGATGACCGAAGAAATATAGGGCCCTTTGGGCATTCCACCACAAAATTAACAAGGTTTCGACTCTTATCATCAATCCATGCATCCAACAAGATACTGCACCCGGAAATTTCCCATGAATCTCTAACCGTTTTCGCATATTCTCGCATTTCTTTCACTTCATCCTGGAGAACCCACCCCTTCAGCTCCTGCAAAGTGGGGATCTTATAGTTGGCCTGACCTTGACCAAGAGTAGCATTCAGCATCGAATGGAAGCTCTGAGAATTGACAACACCTAATTCGATACCCATTTCATAGAAAAACCTGCCAATAGACTTCTTGGTCTGCACTGATAACAGATCTCTATTTTCTTCACCATCACAAGCTTTTTTGGAAAGTTCTTCTCCAATAACAGGTGAAGATTCTGGCACACCATCCTCTACCATAACATCCATCTCTGGATGCCTTCCATTCCCGCAACCGGCAGTTTGAGTGGTTTCAAGCTTGTTCTTCTTGATAGATGATGAATTGTGGCACCAATTTCTCTTCAAGGGAAGATCCGGGTGACAAAGTTTCCCAACTGCCTTATCAATACCATCTCGTTTAGTTTCCATTAGCTTCTTTCTGAATGATTCCTTAACACCTTCACGAACTTTCTCACAAGGTCTTACATCTCCACGTATTCCTCCTAAGTGGCACTTCAGACGAGAGAAGGTAGTCACCACTTTACCACAATAATTGCACTGAACTCTATGCTTTTTTGAATCAATAATTGAGCCATGATCATGTACATCTACAGAAGCTTCACCAGCATCCATTTCTAACTGATAAAAGAAGCAAAACTCCTGAAAGTTCACTGTAATGGAAAGAGCCCCAAAGTGCATTCAGATTTCAAGCCAAGTGCCAATAGCGAGATTTAGCTGCAAAGTTAACATGAAGTTATATAGAAGTTAAAACTTGAAGACGATAGGTAGTAGATTATCAAGGGGACAGTATTATGGCTTTCacattaaagaagaaaacatgAGAAAAAGAATAACCATCAATCTAAGAGAAGCAATGAATTAGATACTGCCAGCACTTTTTCATTTAAAAAGagaatatgaaaaaaataaattaaagagcTCAACATAAAATTCACCTCCTACTATGCCATCTCAATGAATGTATGTACAGGTCCAAGATAACTTGTTCCCGAACTTTACTACGGAAAATGAAAAGGCAGATAATACAAACGATTTTACTAAGGAAATATAAACAAGCTTGTAATTGACCAAACAAGGCAGTTTTTATTCATCAAACGTAAATTGATAAATATACTTGAAGCTAAATATATTGTAAtcaattcaattattttatattaaagaaaacaCATAAAACTAATTAGTACATTATCGAATACATAGACAAGTATATTCATGAAAAAACTAAATTGAGCGTGTTCACTCTAGAATAACTGAGTCTATTCAAAAACACTTAGCTAGTTCATGATCACTGATGAGCCAATTCGCGAAAGAATAATCTGGCTCATTCACAATCTCCGAACAATcttctttattaatttaatgGGCCGAACCAACCTCTCTTTACTCAAGCAGTCAAACTTACTTGTTCTTCAAcatgtttaaaatttttatttaacacTTGTCGATTTGGCTTATGGATCACATTTTAACAAGCCTTTATCGAGCCTTTTGCAATGTAAACCAGAAAGAGTCACTCCAATAAATCAGATATAGTacaaatttagaaaaataatttatagcAGCGACACTCTGTCGTACACGGTATAAACCTCCttctacaaaagaaaaaacaaaaaagagtttATCTTGACAAATAATAGCATGGTTGGCTTGTGAAACAGGGaatttttccattttcattgTACACTACGAAGTGTATGcaacatttttcttcttctctagaAACATGTGTGGATTTTTTTCCAACTGTCTAGAACAAATGAACATTTATAAGTAAAATGATCTGGTATTCAAGTATAACTAAAGGCTTGGCCTTGGGTATTACGGGCTGAATCACTGTGACTAAGGTGACATGGTTTTCAAACATTATCGAGTGTTCTAATTCcttcaatatcatcaacatttaACCAATGCCTCTTCAACTTTAATTGTCATTTCTAATCCAACATGCTAATTAAATAAATGCTTGAGCATAAGAATCATGCCATCTAGGAGATTTGGAATCAAACTGTAGACATGCACTTCCCTCTGTCCTGCATCCCATATTTGCAAACCAAATAAACAAAGACAACTTAATCATGAAACAACAGCCTTTTGAGCCAACAATTAGAACAACAAAATGAGTAGAACAAAGAGAGCGTACAGAAAGGAACtacctttaaaaaaataattccatCACGAAAAAGAGACAAAACCACTAACCATGCCGGACAAAAGTACCATTCTCAGACCCGATATACTCAACAAGAAAGAATCCACTTTCGGTAAAATCGGAGAAAAGAACGAAAAACCCATTTGGGATTCATGTATGTGAATAAATATAAGTAAAAAGAATTTTCAAATGTCAAGATCAAAACCTATTGATCAGCTGTACATAAGAAAACATACCAAGCTCTGCCATTTGCGACAAAAATGAAGCTAGGACTGAATACATTATACACTTATACACATACCTTAACATAGTCGAGTGAAAGCAGAGAGACGAAGAGAGAGCAAGTAAAACCATCTCCAACAGTGGGTGTGGGTGGCTCTCTCTAGTATTTTCTCTGTCAAGGCCGGTGTGTCCTCGTGAAACGAGTCAAACAGAGACATTGACGAGATGACACGTTTCAGTTTTTCACAATCTCTCCTTTCGGACGATGGAAGTTACTAAAACTCACTCACGCGCACAAGCGGCGAGTGGAGACACGCAGGGCTGATTTCAGACTCAGCAATAAGACCCCTGCGGGAGCGACTCCAGTTAACTGCCATCAGCGATGACATATGGGGTCGGCGAGAATTTGAACTGGCtaatgcaattgttgaaaatctCAGCCATAGTGATATCAATTATATTCTTCACTTTGGCTTTATTTATTCTTCCTTGAAAATTTCACTTAAGTTTATTAGGTTCAAGAAAAGACCGTGTTAACCAATAAGAGTTGCCTTGATTGATAATCAACTTGTTTAAACATATGTATGTCCAAGATTCAATTTCAACTACAAAcctaaaaaaaagggaagaaaaggcCGTGTAAGCGATGTGGGTAGAAAATGCCGTGTTAGCGATGTGGGTTTTTTTATAAACCCAGATCACTAGTGTTATGCAAGGGAATGAAACATTATAATTTCATAACATCAGCTTTAGAGCAGACATAAAGATGACTTTTTTTTGCACATAAATACGTGTAATGCAATGCACAGATGGGTCTAGCAGAACAGCAGTTTTCAATTTATACAAAATAATGATGTCCAACTAAAGTATACTCCACTTCAGCTCAGTGTTGCTGCAGGATCCACAGAGTTCAGGACAATAAATCGTCGAATTGAAAAGGCTGAATCTTTTTTCATACAACTTTCAAAAATGTCAGCTAtacaaatttaaacaaattgcaATTCAATCACTACTTTACATGGATTTGCCATTGATGACAAGGCAACCACCATAACTATTGCACAGGATTTTCAACTACGGCTTCATCTTCATCAGATTCCTGCTTGTCTTCAAGACGAATCTTTTTCAGACATGCTTGTGACTCAGAATCGCTACTGTCAAAAGCTTTATTCTTCAATGGCAAAGGTGAAGACGAGTCGGTTTTAGACTCAGCTGGTTGTTGGGGAGAAGGATTTGCCGATGGAGAAGTCGGCCTAAGGCCAGAATCCTCACTTGTGTTTGTCAGTGATGGCGAGCTTTGCGAAGGAACTAAGGTACTGCCAACTTTATGCTGCTCTTCCATGATCTTCTGCAAGTACCTGGCATGTTCCTCAATGCGCAACTGAAGGGCTCTTTGCACCTGCACAGAATGTATAGAAACAACACAAATTAGAAACAAATGAACGCATTAATTAGCTGATTCCCCTCGCAGTCAACAACGACAGATGATAATCCATGAATAATAAACAGAACAAGAGAAAAAACCAATAGTGAGATTGAGCACATGTGGGATTAAGGACATAATCTACATTTATGAGCTCAAGTAAACAAGTCTATACCTCAAGCTGTTCATGCAGCTGCTTCTGGACTTCCATTTGCATGTGGAGAGCCTCACTAATTTGAAATCCCCTAAAAAGCAAGAAAGATACAAACGCATCATTTACTGACTCGAACTTTTATAAATGTGGaaattttcatttataaaaattagaaaagaaaaatcatgaaCAAGATTGACCCTTTTCTCCTTCCATCGGTTCCAGTGTTGCTGGAAGTTGCTTTCTTTTCTTCGGAGCTAGAAGCCTTCTTCTCTGTAGCAAAAATGGACACAGAATGTCAACAGTTGCAAAATCTGAATTACCAAAATAAATATGTGAATTATAAACCAACAATATTGACTCAAATGgtaataaaaaaatgttatatACGCAATCTGGCTAAAACATTACTGCCAATATGAGATCCCTGATTCCATGATTGATTGGTGAGACAGATATGAATATAGAAAAATCAAACCCAAATAAATTTGGGGCAGGAATGAGAAAGCACTAACAAAATAAAGTGATACTGTAAGGTCACTTCATGGGCAtgaataagaattttttttgcatgctttggaagtcTTGCAAAATACTCAGTTGGGGAAGTCTTCAGCAAATTAACAAGCACATGGTGATTTCTGAAAAACATAGAAGGTTCGCGAATTCAACCCCATCAATTTTAATTTAGTGTTaccttctttcttctctggCATATACTTGGCGAGTCGGtatttctacaaaaaaaaaaaaaacaaacaaacaaacaacagaTAAACACAAAGCTGTTGGCTCAGGAGGAGTAGCAGCTAATCCAGCAGTTATTGAATTCAATAAGTGAAAAAAACCTACCTGTAAGTGACTTTTCACATGATAGATAGTCAAACCTTCAACATTCATAAGCTTCAACACACCCTTTGGAGTAGCCTCTACATGTCAAAGCAAATAAATAAAGTtcataagaacaaaaaaagaagctagGATCTTTCAGAAGTATTTATTCTCGGTTTTGATATGTTAAAATTCAGTCAAAAATTTCACAATCTGATTAGTTAGTCAACAGAACTTAATTATGCATTGCTCTTGCGAATTCATTTGACAAAACCTGGTTTGCCATCCAAAAGGAAGTAACACCACTTATATAATGTGATAGGTATATCATCTTACTTTCTGCCCCATCGAGCTTGTTGACAGCCTCAACA
It encodes:
- the LOC120010430 gene encoding uncharacterized protein LOC120010430 yields the protein MHFGALSITVNFQEFCFFYQLEMDAGEASVDVHDHGSIIDSKKHRVQCNYCGKVVTTFSRLKCHLGGIRGDVRPCEKVREGVKESFRKKLMETKRDGIDKAVGKLCHPDLPLKRNWCHNSSSIKKNKLETTQTAGCGNGRHPEMDVMVEDGVPESSPVIGEELSKKACDGEENRDLLSVQTKKSIGRFFYEMGIELGVVNSQSFHSMLNATLGQGQANYKIPTLQELKGWVLQDEVKEMREYAKTVRDSWEISGCSILLDAWIDDKSRNLVNFVVECPKGPIFLRSSDISSIIDDVDALQSLLNEVIEEIGAENVVQIVACSTEGWMKALREEYRIRNRPIFWTVSVSHCIALILGKIGMMDSIRGILDKAKIISKFIYGHATVLKLWKNQTCDRELIKPSKIKPAMPFMTLENMVEEKRTLKHMFSSSEWISSEWASTVEGKKVADLVGTPSFWSGAGMVLKGTIPLVHLLSLIHGDNTPQMANIYETMDQVKETIKEEFQNKKSEYDPFWKVIDQIWDTYLHSPLHAAAYFLNPSLFYSEDFYTDTEVAFGILCCVVKMVKDQRSQDIVSLQLYEYKNAGGSFKEGSAIDKRTDITPFQWWSQYGRQYPELQKLAIRILSQTCDDASKYGLKRSMAEKLLISGRNVIEQQRMCDLAFVHYSLQLQNSWSDINRDIMADEIDPMDDWISDNVVEIASQNGESAWIGMDSSEVHMHAEGPSNFQPKEEAC
- the LOC120010062 gene encoding myb family transcription factor PHL6-like isoform X2; this translates as MIDPLPQPNCRIQIPDTRNDTDSSAEKLNNIFSWGSSGDLRSPCDENNSKGHVKDFLNLPGEDSDGSFHGLNSPTGNFTLAEELDLQFLSDELDIAIADHGENPRLDEIYELPEQESSKQANEIKCNQNYVSVAPPVDALSSLPSPGPAALQKPRMRWTPELHVRFVEAVNKLDGAEKATPKGVLKLMNVEGLTIYHVKSHLQKYRLAKYMPEKKEEKKASSSEEKKATSSNTGTDGRRKGGFQISEALHMQMEVQKQLHEQLEVQRALQLRIEEHARYLQKIMEEQHKVGSTLVPSQSSPSLTNTSEDSGLRPTSPSANPSPQQPAESKTDSSSPLPLKNKAFDSSDSESQACLKKIRLEDKQESDEDEAVVENPVQ